The following are encoded together in the Bos mutus isolate GX-2022 chromosome 3, NWIPB_WYAK_1.1, whole genome shotgun sequence genome:
- the OLFML3 gene encoding olfactomedin-like protein 3, translated as MGPRTALILLLLSWLGPLQGQQHHLVEYMERRLAALEERLAQCQDQSSRHAAELRDFKNKMLPLLEVAEKEREALRTEADTISGRVDRLEREVDYLETQNPALPCVEVDEKVTGGPGTKGKGRRNEKYDMITDCGYTISQVRSMKILKRFGGPAGLWTKDPLGPAEKIYVLDGTQNDTAFVFPRLRDFTLAMAARKASRVRVPFPWVGTGQLVYGGFLYYARRPPGGPGGGGELQNTLQLIKFHLANRTVVDSSVFPAEGLIPPYGLTADTYIDLAADEEGLWAVYATREDDRHLCLAKLDPQTLDTEQQWDTPCPRENAEAAFVICGTLYVVYNTRPASRARIQCSFDASGTLTPERAALPYFPRRYGAHASLRYNPRERQLYAWDDGYQIVYKLEMRKKEEEV; from the exons ATGGGGCCCCGCACTGCGCTCATCTTGCTCCTTTTGTCATGGTTGGGACCCCTTCAAGGACAGCAGCACCACCTTGTGGAATACATGGAACGCCGATTAGCTGCCTTAGAG GAACGGCTGGCCCAGTGCCAGGACCAGAGTAGTCGGCATGCTGCTGAGCTGCGGGACTTCAAGAACAAGATGCTGCCGCTGTTGGAGGTGGCCGAGAAGGAACGGGAGGCGCTCAGAACTGAAGCTGACACCATCTCCGGGAGAGTAGACCGTCTGGAGCGGGAGGTGGACTATCTAGAGACCCAGAATCCAGCCCTGCCATGTGTAGAGGTTGATGAGAAGGTGACCGGAGGCCCTGGGACCAAAGGCAAGGGCAGAAGAAATGAGAAGTACGATATGATAACAG ACTGTGGCTACACAATCTCTCAGGTGAGATCAATGAAGATCCTGAAGCGGTTTGGTGGCCCAGCCGGTCTATGGACAAAGGATCCACTGGGCCCAGCAGAGAAGATCTACGTGTTAGATGGGACCCAGAACGACACAGCCTTTGTCTTCCCAAGACTGCGTGACTTCACCCTTGCCATGGCCGCCCGGAAGGCTTCCCGGGTCCGGGTGCCCTTCCCCTGGGTAGGCACGGGCCAGCTGGTGTATGGTGGCTTTCTGTATTATGCCCGGAGGCCCCCTGGAGGGCCTGGAGGGGGCGGTGAGTTGCAGAACACTTTGCAGCTCATTAAGTTCCACCTGGCAAACCGGACAGTGGTGGACAGTTCAGTGTTCCCAGCGGAGGGCTTGATCCCCCCATATGGGCTGACGGCAGACACATACATAGACCTGGCGGCTGACGAGGAGGGCCTTTGGGCTGTCTATGCCACCCGGGAGGATGACAGGCACTTGTGTCTGGCCAAGTTAGACCCACAGACACTGGACACAGAGCAGCAGTGGGATACCCCGTGTCCCCGCGAGAATGCCGAGGCCGCCTTTGTCATCTGTGGGACCCTCTACGTCGTCTATAATACCCGCCCCGCCAGCCGTGCCCGCATCCAGTGCTCCTTTGACGCCAGCGGCACCCTGACCCCTGAAAGGGCAGCACTCCCTTATTTCCCCCGCCGATATGGTGCCCATGCCAGCCTGCGCTATAACCCCCGTGAGCGCCAGCTCTACGCCTGGGATGATGGCTACCAGATTGTCTATAAGCTGGagatgaggaagaaagaggaagaagtttGA